AGTCGCTGGCGTCGAACACCACGGCCTTGAGTTTGGGACCGTGCCCGGGAATCCACGCCGGCGCGTCCAGCGTTCGGGCGCCATAGCTGTACAGCGCATCGGTGAGTTTGTTGGCGAACGGCAGGACCTTGCTCGCCAGCGCGCCGCCGCCCAGCAGCAGCGCACCTTCCACCGGGCGCAGGCGCCCGGCTTGCCAGCGTTCCAGGCGTACCGGCGACGGCAGGCCAAGGGCGGCGACCAGGCGATGGCCGAGGCTGGAGTTGGCGAAGTCGATATAACGGTCAGACATGGAACGCTCTCCGAAGACTGGGGTTCAAAGGGTTGACCATCCCAGGGTAGCAGTCGTTCGACTAGGCTCAGTGATCAAGCCCATAACAGACAGAGGGAGCTTTCCATGACTCAATTGCGCCGTGTGGCGATCATTGGCGGTAATCGCATTCCCTTCGCCCGCTCCAACGGCCCCTACGCCACGGCCAGTAACCAGGCGATGCTCACCGCCGCTCTGGAAGGCCTGATCGAACGTTTCAACCTGCACGGCCTGCGCATCGGCGAAGTGGCGGCCGGCGCGGTGCTCAAGCATTCCCGCGACTTCAACCTCACCCGCGAATGCGTGCTGGGCTCGCGCCTGTCGCCGCAAACCCCGGCCTACGACGTGCAGCAGGCCTGCGGCACCGGGCTGGAGGCGGCCTTGCTGGTGGCCAACAAGATTGCCCTGGGCCAGATCGAATGCGGCATTGCCGGCGGGGTGGACACCACCTCCGACGCGCCGATTGGAATCAATGAAGGCTTGCGCAAGCTGCTGCTGCAAGCCAACCGCAGCAAGTCCATGGCGGATAAGCTTAAAATCCTGTTACAACTTCGTCCGCATCACCTCAAGCCCCAGCTGCCGCGCAACGGTGAACCGCGCACCGGGTTATCGATGGGCCAGCACTGCGAGCTGATGGCGCAGACCTGGCAGATTCCGCGCGCCGAGCAGGACCAACTGGCACTTGAGAGCCACCAGAAAATGGCCGCCGCCTACGCCGAAGGCTGGCACAACGATTTGCTTACGCCGTTTCTGGGTCTTACCCGCGACAACAACCTGCGCCCCGACCTGAGCCTGGAAAAGCTCGCCGCGCTCAAGCCCGCGTTCGAACGCAGCGAAAAGGGCACGCTCACCGCCGGCAACTCCACGCCGCTGACCGACGGCGCATCGTTGGTGCTGCTGGGCAGCGAGGCATGGGCCAGGGAGCGCGGCTTGCCGATCCTTGCCTATCTGCGCGATGGCGAAGCGGCGGCGGTGGATTTCGTCAACGGTGCCGAAGGCTTGCTGATGGCGCCGGTGTACGCCGTACCGCGTCTGTTGGCGAGGAATGGCCTGACGCTGCAGGACTTCGATTACTACGAGATCCACGAAGCCTTCGCCGCTCAAGTGTTGTGCACGCTCAAGGCCTGGGAAGACGCCGATTACTGCAAAACGCGCCTGGGCCTGGAGGCGCCGCTGGGCGCCATCGACCGCAGCCGTCTGAACGTCAAGGGCAGTTCACTGGCCGCCGGGCATCCGTTTGCCGCGACCGGTGGGCGCATTGTCGCCAACCTGGCCAAGTTGCTGGAGGCGGCGGGCAAAGGGCGTGGCTTGATTTCGATCTGTGCGGCGGGGGGGCAGGGCGTGACAGCCATTATCGAGCGCTGAGCAGCAGAAAAATTGGCCTATTGAATGCATTCTTAGAGGGCCAGAGGTCGGTAGCCTCTCCCACCGGCGCGCCGATTGCCGTATAACGAGTGCCACACGCGTGTTTGGTAATACAGGACCCACAATAAAAGCTGATGAAGACTCCTAAACGCATTGAACCCCTGATCGAAGACGGTCTGGTCGACGAAGTGCTGCGCCCACTCATGAGTGGTAAAGAAGCAGCTGTTTATGTGGTGCGCTGCGGCAACGAATTGCGTTGCGCCAAGGTTTACAAGGAGGCGAATAAACGAAGTTTTCGTCAGGCGTCCGAATACCAGGAAGGCCGTAAGGTCCGTAACAGCCGTCAGGCCCGGGCCATGGCCAAGGGCTCCAAGTTCGGCAAGAAAGAAACCGAGGATGCCTGGCAGAACGCCGAAGTGGCGGCGTTGTTCCGCCTGGCCGGGGCGGGCGTTCGCGTGCCCAAGCCGTACGACTTCCTTGAAGGCGTGCTGTTGATGGAGCTGGTGGCCGACGAGTACGGCGATGCGGCGCCGCGTCTGAACGACGTGACGCTGGAGCCGGACCAGGCGCGCGAATACCACGCCTTCCTGATTTCCCAGATCGTGCTGATGCTGTGTACCGGGCTGGTGCACGGTGACCTGTCCGAGTTCAACGTACTGCTCACACCGACGGGCCCGGTGATCATCGACCTGCCCCAGGCGGTGGATGCGGCGGGCAACAACCACGCGTTCAGCATGCTGGAGCGGGACGTGGGCAACATGGCTTCCTACTTCGGGCGCTTTGCCCCGGAACTGAAGAAGACCAAGTACGCCAAGGAAATGTGGGCGTTGTATGAGGCCGGCACCTTGCACCCAGCCAGTATCCTGACCGGTGAGTTCGACGAGCCGGAAGAACTGGCCGACGTGGGCGGTGTGATCCGCGAGATCGAAGCGGCGCGGCTGGATGAAGAGCGCAAGCAAGCGATTCGCGCGGCGGATGATGCGCCATCGACCAAGACGGCAGAAGAACCGCCGCCGCCCTGGATGCAGTAACCTTCGGGTAGATGAAAATCAACATGTGGGAGGGGGCTTGCCCCCGATGGCGGAGTGTAGGAGCGAGTTTGCTCGCGAAAAACTCACAGGCACCGCGTTCATTCAGGAAGCACGCGTTATCGTTGACGTTTTTCGCGAGCAAGCTCGCTCCTACAGACTGGTATTAGGGCGAGTCCCCTCCCACACGGGTTTTGTGCGCAGCCACTCAGTTGCAGCACTTGCCAGAAGCCAACTCCTTGAGAATCGGACAATCCGGCCGGTGGTCGCCCTGGCAGTGTTCCACCAGGTCCTGCAAGGTATCGCGCAGTTGCTCAAACTCGCGAATCTTCTGATTCAACTCCTCGACATGCTGGCGCGCCAGGGCTTTCACGTCGGCGCTGGCGCGCTGGCGGTCCTGCCACAAGGTCAGCAGCTTGCCGACTTCTTCCAGTGAAAATCCCAGGTCCCGCGAACGTTTGATAAAAGCCAGGGTGTGCAGGTCATCAGCGCCGTAGAGGCGATAACCACTGTCGGTGCGTTGGGCTGCCTTGAGCAGGCCGATGGATTCGTAGTAGCGAATCATTTTCGCGCTCAGCCCGCTTTGGCGAGCGGCTTGGCCGATGTTCATGGGCGTTGATCCTCCAGGTCCTTGGGTTTCCAGGTTTTCAGCAGCAGCGCATTGCTCACCACGCTGACGCTGGACAACGCCATCGCCGCGCCTGCCAGCACCGGGTTGAGCAGGCCGAAGGCCGCCAGCGGGATGCCGATCAGGTTATACACAAAGGCCCAGAACAGGTTCTGGCGGATTTTTGCGTAGGTCTTGCGGCTGATCTCCAGGGCCGCCGGCACCAGGCGCGGGTCGCCGCGCATCAGGGTGATGCCGGCGGCGTGCATGGCCACGTCGGTGCCGCCGCCCATGGCGATGCCGATATCGGCCGCGGCCAAGGCCGGTGCGTCGTTGATGCCGTCGCCGACCATGGCCACCACGCCGGTTTTTTTCAGTGCGGTCACGGTGGCGGCTTTGTCGGCGGGCAGCACCTCGGCGTAGACGTCGTCGATGCCCAGTGCCTCTGCGACCACCCGCGCGCTGCCGCGATTATCGCCGGTGAGCAGGTGGCTGCTGATGTGCTGCGCCTTGAGTTGCTGCACAGCCTGCAGTGCGCCGGGCTTGAGCGTGTCGCCAAACGCGAACAGCCCCAGCACGCGCGGATGTGCGCCTTGTTCGATCAGCCAGGACAGGGTGCGGCCTTCGGCTTCCCATTCCGTTGCACGCTGGCTCAACGGGCCGGCGCCCAGGCCGGTTTCTTCCAGCAGGCGAAGGTTGCCCAGGGCCAGTTGCCGGCCGTCAAGGGTGCCGCAAATGCCGCGTCCGGTCAGGGACTGGCTGGCGCTGACATCGGCCAGCTTCAGCCCTTGTTCGTCACAGGCCTCCAGCACCGCCTTGGCCAGCGGGTGCTCGCTGCCACGCTGCAGGGCTCCCGCCTGTTGCAGCAACAGCGACGTGTTGCCGTCCACCGCTGCCAAATGAGCGATTTTCGGCGCGCCGCAGGTAAGGGTGCCGGTCTTGTCGAACACCACGGCGCTGACCGCATGGGCATGCTCCAGGGCCTCGGCATCCTTGATCAGAATGCCGTGGCGCGCGGCGACACCGGTACCGGCCATGATTGCCGTCGGCGTCGCCAGGCCCAGGGCGCACGGGCAGGCGATCACCAGCACCGCGACCGCGTTGATGATTGCGCTCTCCAGGGGTGCGCCGTACAGCCACCAGCCCGCCAGCGTGAGCAACGCCACTACCAGCACCGTCGGCACGAATACCTGGCTGACTTTATCCACCAGTTTCTGGATCGGTGCCTTGGCAGCCTGGGCGTCCTCGACCAGGCGGATGATCCGGGCCAGCACGCTTTCCGCGCCCAGTGCCTGGGTACGCACCACCAAGCGACCTTCACCGTTAATCGCGCCGCCGGTGACCCGGTCCCCAGGCTGTTTCGGCACCGGCAGGCTTTCGCCGCTGATCAGCGCTTCGTCGGCATGGCTTTGGCCATCGACGACCTCGCCATCCACCGGGAACCGTTCGCCTGGCTTGACCATGACCAGGTCTCCGAGCTTGAGCGCGGTGATGGCGACCTCTTCCTCATGGCCCTCCAGCACCCGCACCGCCCGCTCGGGGCGCAAGGCTTCGAGGGCGCGAATGGCGCTGGCGGTCTGGCGCTTGGCGCGGCTCTCCAGGTATTTACCCAACAACACCAGTGCGATCACCACGGCCGAGGCTTCGAAATACAAATGCGGAACGGGCCGGGTGAGCCATTGATAAACGCTCAGGCCGTAGCCGGCGCTGGTGCCGATCGCCACCAGCAGGTCCATATTGCCCGCGCCGACGCGCACGGCTTTCCAGGCGGCACGGTAAAAGCGCGCACCAAGGATGAATTGCACCGGCGTCGCCAGGGCGAACTGCACCCAGGCGGGGAGCATCCAGTGCAGGCCGAAGGGTTCGACCAGCATTGGCAGCACCAGGGGCAACGCCAGCAGGATCGCCAGTGTCAGCGCCCAGCGTTCGTGATGCAGGCGCCGGGCTTGATCGGCCCCCGTAGCGGTTTCAGCCTGGGGCAGGCTGGCGGTGTAGCCGGCTTTGTCGACGGCGGCGATCAGGACGCCGGGGTCGATCTGGCCGAGTACTTCAACGTGGGCACGTTCGTTGGCCAGGTTGACGCTGACACGCTGCACCCCCGGCACCTTGCCCAGCGCACGCTCCACACGGCCGGCGCAACTGGCGCAGGTCATGCCGCCGATGGGCAGGTCAAAGGTGGTGGTTCCATTCATGGGGCAGTCCTCCAGAAGACAGTGCCCCTAGCATCAACCTTGACCTGTGGGTAAGGTCAAGCATCTTTGATTTCGCTGCTTAATATCCCAGCTCGGTGGGTTTGAGGTACATCCCATCCGGGCCCTGGGCGATCCGCAGCTTGCGCACGTCGCCGGCCTTGAGCGTGATGTTCTGGGAGGGCGGGGCGAGCATGCCGGGCAGACAGCCCGGCGATTGCCCCGGCAGCAGTTTCAGGCGCAGTGACACATTGCCGGCCGGCAGGTTGAATGAAGTGGACTCCTCCTGAAACAAGCGGCCGGCCAGTTGATCCTGGATGTACAGACCGATTTCACAGGTGGTTGGCACTTCCAGGCGCTCCCGGGAAATGATCAGCACCGCATAGTCTTCAGCGGCGGGCGCAACAGCAGAAAAACTCATCAGGCCGGCAAGGGCAAAAAACGACCAGCGCATGGCGAATGCTCCGTGGGTCACATCGATAAAGTTGAAGCTTGGCCGACGTCGCCGTCGAATACCAGCCCGGCCGTTTTTTTTGAAACTTGACCTTGCCATCATGGCAAGGTCAAGACTGGCTTCAACCTCATCAAAAGGAGTCATGTCATGCAAGTATTCAGTGTTGAAGGAATGACCTGCGGCCATTGCGTTCGGGCGGTGACCCAGGCGGTGCAGAGCCAGGACCCAGATGCCGAGGTCACTGTCGATCTCGCAACAAAGCAGGTCAGGGTACAAAGCCTGCTGGAGCGCGAAGCCATTGCACAGTTGATCAAGGAAGAAGGCTACACCGTCGTCTGATTTTTAATAGTTAGCGAGCTATCTTAATGTTCAAGGCACCCAAGCGCGGCTAGACTGTCGGGCTGCCGACTCACTTGGGTGCCTGATGAACCTTCGCATAATTCTGATCCTTGGCGCCTTGAGCGCCTTCGCGCCGTTGGCGATCGACTTTTACCTGCCGGGCTTCCCGGCCATCGCGAGCGCTTTTGCCACCGACGAAAAACATGTCCAACTGACCCTGGCGGTGTATTTCGCCGGGCTGGCCATCGGCCAATTGATCTACGGCCCGCTGGCCGACCGCTTTGGCCGGCGCGGGCCGCTGCTCAGCGGTGTCACGCTGTTTACCCTCGCGTCCTTCGCCTGCGCGTATGCGCCGTCCCTGGAATGGCTGATCGGTGCTCGTTTCGTACAGGCCCTCGGCGGCTGTGCGGGCATGGTAATTTCGCGGGCAGTGGTGAGTGACAAATGCGACGCCGTGGGCTCGGCCAAGGTGTATTCGCAACTGATGCTGGTCACGGGCCTGGCGCCGATCCTCGCGCCGCTGGCGGGCGGGCTGATGGTGGGGCTGTGGGGCTGGCAATCGATTTTCCTGGCGCTGTCGCTGTTCAGCGTGATGGCGGCCATTGCGGTGGCGGTGGGCTTGCCGGAAACCTTTCCGGCGCACCAGCCGCGCCAGCCGTTGTCCGGCTCGCTGCGTCGATACGGCGCGCTGTTGTCGGACCGGGTTTACCTGGGTTACGCCCTGACCGGCGGCATCGCGATTGCCGGTATGTTTGCCTACATCGCCGGCTCACCGTTCGTGTTCATCAAGCTGTATGGCGTCCCCGCCGAGCATTACGGCTGGCTGTTCGGCTCCAACGCCGCCGGTTTTATCCTGGTGGCGCAGTTGAATGCGCGCTTGCTGGCCAAGCGTGGCCCGGCGTTTCTGCTCTCGCGTACGGTGTGGGTTTACGTGGCGGCGGCGTTGACCCTGCTGGGGATTGCAGCGCTGCGCACCGAAGCCCTGTGGCCGTTGCTGGTGCCGCTGTTTATCTGTATCGCCAGCCTGGGCTGCATTTTGCCCAACACCTCGGCGTGTGCCATGAGCGGGCAGGGCGCACGGGCCGGCAGCGCGTCGGCGTTGCTCGGTTGTATTCAGTTCGGTGTGGCGGCGGGGGCGGCGTCGTTGGTCGGGGTGTTGCACGATGGCACGGCGATGCCGATGGCAATGGTCATCAGCCTGTGCGGGGTGCTGGCAGTGACGATTGCGATGGCGACCCAGCGCCTGCAACGGGCCAGGGCTTTACAGGCGCAGGTCTGAAGGGCCGATCAGCCGGCGGCGCGTTGCTGGCTGAGGGGAAAACGGTGGGGGGCCTGGATGCGGGCTTGCAAGGTGTCGACAAAGGCACGGGCCTCGGCCTCGGTGTGAAAAATAATCGACCGCTGGTCCAGGCGGACCTCCCATTGGGATTTTTTTGCTAACGCTTTTATCAGGATCTTCATTGCTGACTTCCTCACGTAAAAGAATCGTGGCAAAGGCGGCCAATATAAACCCGTATGCGCTCACAGATATGACAAAGGTCAACTCTCGGACTAATGGTGTCGTCCATTACTTACACCAGTAATAGACGACACTGACAGCCGTTTTCTAGAACCCCTCCAACACGATCTTGCCCTTGGCCTTGCCGCTTTCCAGCAGCGCATGGGCACGGCGCAGGTTCGCCGCATTGATCACGCCAAAATGCTCGCCGAGTGTGGTTTTCAAGACGCCGGCGTCGATCAGCGCGGCCACGCGGTTGAGCAGGTTGTGCTGCTCGATCATGTCCGGTGTCTCGAACATCGAGCGGGTGTACATGAACTCCCAGTGCAGCGATAGGCTCTTGCGCTTGAGCGTGCTGACGTCCAGCGCCTTGGGGTCATCGATCAGCGCCAGCTTGCCCTGGGGCTGCAAGGCTTCCACCAGTTGGTCCAGGTGATGGTCGGTCTGGGTCAGGCTGGCGACGTGGGTCACTTGCGGGTGGCCGGCGTGTTTGAGTGCCTCGCTCAATGGCTGGCTATGGTCGATCACCAGATCGGCGCCCAGGGCCCTGGCCCATTCCTGGGTCTCCGGGCGCGAGGCGGTGCCGATGACCTTCAGCGCAGTGAGCTGGCTGGCCAGTTGGGTCAGGATCGAGCCGACGCCGCCCGCTGCGCCGACAATCAGCAGGCTCTGGCCCAGGTCCTGTTTGCCCTCGGGTATTTGCAGACGTTCGAACAGCAGCTCCCAGGCGGTGATGGCGGTCAATGGCAGCGCGGCGGCTTCGGCAAAGCCCAGGCTCTTGGGCATATGGCCGACGATACGTTCATCCACGGTGTGCAGTTGGCTGTTGCCGCCCGGGCGAACCAGCGAGCCGGCGTAGAACACCTTGTCGCCGGCCTTGAACAACGTCACTTCACTGCCGACGGCCTTGACCACGCCGGCCACATCCCAGCCCAGCACCTTGGCGGCGCCGTTTTCCGGGGTGACGTTCTGGCGCACCTTGGTGTCCACCGGGTTGACCGAGATGGCTTTGACTTCCACCAGCAGGTCACGCGGCCCGGCGACGGGTTCGGGCAGTTCGATGTCTTGCAGGGCGTTCACGTCGCTGATGGGCAGGGAGGTGTAATAGGCGATGGCTTTCATGATGTCTCCGGGGTAAATACGGTCAATGCAGGAGCGAGCTTGCTTGCGAAAATCGTCAGCGATGACGCGATACTTCTGGTTGAACACGTCGTTCTTGCGTTTTTCGCGAGCAAGCTCGCTCCTACAAAAAAGGGCGTGGTCAGGCGAGAAACTTCAGGCGCTTGAGTTCGAAGTGTTCGATCACCTCGGCGGCCTGGCTCCGAAACGCCTGGATATGCGCACTCTGGTCGTGGTCGGCCAGGGCCGCGTCGTCGCTCCAGCGCTCGAGCATGTAGAACGTCTCGGGATGTTGCAGATCCTGGTGCAGGTCGTACTGCTCGCAACCGGGTTCCAGGCGAGTCGGTTCGAGCAAACCGCGCAGCAGGGTTTCCAGAGTGGCCTGTTGGCCGGGCTTGGCAATCAGTGTGGCGATGACGTTAAAGGCGGTCGACATATCAACTCCGGGTCGATGGGGAACGGGATGGCCAGATGATTGGCTATTTCCAGCACAGATAAAAGCGGCTAAAACACAGGTCTGTTTCAATGGAAAATTGATAATTGGCGGAAATTGATGCTGCGCTTTGATGATTTGCAGTTGTTTGTCCGGGCCGCGGACCTGGGCAGTCTGTCGGCGGCCGCGCGGGTGATGGACCTGTCCCCGGCGGTCGCCAGCGCCGCGTTGAAGCGCATAGAACACCAACTGGGCACGCGCCTGCTGGCACGCTCCACCCGCAGCCTGCGCCTGACCGCCGAGGGTGAGGGGTTTCTCACCTACGCCCGCGCCGCGTTGAATTCACTGGATGAAGGGCGGCGCCTGCTGGCCAGTGGGCAGGACCATGTCAGCGGCATGCTGCAGCTGTCGGCGCCTTCGGATTTCGGGCGCAATCAGTTGTTACCCTGGTTGGATGATTTCCAGCGTGAATACCCGCAACTGAGCGTGCGCCTGCTGCTGGGAGATCGCATCGCCGACCTGTACCGTCAGCCCGTGGACATTGCCTTGCGTTATGGCGAGCCCGAGGACTCCAGCCTGGTTGCCCTGCCCATTGCCCCTGACAATGTCCGGGTGCTGTGCGCGGCGCCCAGTTATCTGGCCCGGTACGGCGAGCCGCGGCATCTGGAGCAACTGGCCCAGCACAATTGTCTGCTCTATATGCTCGCTGACCGCGTACACGACCATTGGCGTTTTTTCGACGGCAAGCGCGAGGTCAGCCTGACGGTCTCGGGCGATCGCGTCAGCGACGACGCCGACGTGGTGCGCCGCTGGGCGGTGGCGGGCGTCGGCGTTGCCTACAAATCCTGGCTGGATGTGAGTACCGACGTCGTGGCCGGGCGTCTGCGCCTGATCCTGCCGGAACTGCGCGGTGAGCGCACACCGCTTAACCTGCTGTGCGCGCACCGTGCGCAGTTGAGCAAGCCCGTCAACTTGCTGCGGGAAATGCTCGTGTCCCGTTGTGCGACATTGACGGCGCAACTGTCGGAGCGATTCGCTGCGAAGTAACGGCCTCCAGCAAAGCAGGACATTTCGCTCAAGTGCTGTCCGTATCCAGGCTGTAAGACGTCATGGAACCGGCTGTTCTGGCCCCTATACTTTGGCGCCAACCGCAGCAGAAAAACGGTTCAACGGGGAGTCGAAAGATGGAACAGGCACCATGTATCAGTCGTATCGCCAGCTTGCTTGCCGAGCCCAAGCGCACCGCAATGCTGTGGGCATTGATGGACGGTTCGGCGAAGTCTTCAGCGGAGTTGGCGACGTTCGCCGGGCTGTCGCCGGCATCGGCCAATGCCCATTTGGCGCGGTTGACCGGCAGCGGCCTGCTGCGGGTCGAAACGCGACGGGGCAAGCGGCTGTTTCGCGTGGCGGCGGCCGATGTCAGTGTCGCCATCGATGCGCTGGCGACGACGACCATGGCCAGTGCGGCGCGCACTGAGCCGGATGTTCAGCCACCCGCGTTGTCGGCACCGCCGCTGTTGCGTCGCGCCCGCGTGTGCCACGACCACCTCGGCGGTGAGCTGGCGGCCGCGCTGTACCAACGAATGACGCAGGCAGGGTGGATCCAGCGCTACGAACAACGTACCGAAGTGACGGTCAAGGGCATGCGGCATCTGGCGGAGCTGGGGATTTTTATCCAGGCATTCTCGCCGCCGTTGGTCTGTGATTGTTTCGACTGGAGCCAGCAGCAACCGCACGTGGGCGGCGCGCTCGGCGCGGGGTTGTTGCGGCTGTTCCTGCAGTCGAACTGGGTGAGTGCCATTGACGAGTCCCGGGCCTTGTCTGTCAGCGACGCCGGGCTTGCGCACATCAACCGGTTGGCCGCATTGCAGGAGCGTCGCTCCTAGTTTCGGTCAGGTCGCATCCAGCCATCGGCAACGCAGACGATGCCGCACACTCGTCCAGGGGTTTCTACACTTGGGGGTGGGGCATGGGAATGCAGGGCTATAGCGCAGCAGAGCGTCTGGAACGGTTGCCCATCAGTGGTTACCACCGAATCATTTTCATCATCATTGCCCTGGCGTTTTTCTTCGACTCCATGGACCTGGCGATGATGACGTTTCTATTGGGTTCGATCAAAGCCGAGTTTGGTCTGAGCACGGCCCAGGCCGGGTTGCTGGCCAGCTCGAGCTTTTTCGGCATGGTGGTCGGCGCTTCGCTCTCCGGAATGCTCGCCGATCGCTTTGGGCGCAAGCCGGTGTTTCAGTGGAGCATCGTGCTGTGGGGCGTCGCCAGTTACTTGTGCTCCACGGCGCAGACCGTCGAGACGCTGACGCTGTTTCGCATCCTGCTGGGCATTGGCATGGGCATGGAATTTCCCATCGCACAGTCGATGTTGTCGGAGCTGATTCCGGCGAAGCGACGCGGGCGCTATATCGCGTTGATGGATGGTTTTTGGCCGCTGGGGTTTGTCGCTGCCGGGGTGCTGTCTTACTTCCTGCTGCCGGTGGTGGGTTGGCGTGACATCTTCCTGGTGCTGGCGGTGCCGGCGATATTCGTGCTGGCCATCCGGTTTTTCATTCCGGAATCGCCACGCTGGCTGGAACAGGCAGGCCGCCACGAGGCGGCGGACAAGGTGTTGCTGGGCATTGAGCAAAAGGTGCGTAACTCCCTTGGCGGCGCCGACTTGCCGGAGCCTGTCGCCTTGCCGCGGGTGGCGAGTACGCCGGGCACGTTCTTTTCTTCCTTTCAGCAGCTGTGGTCGGACCGGTACCGTCAACGCACGATGATGATCTGGAGCGTCTGGTTCTTTGCCCTGCTCGGGTTCTACGGGCTGACTTCGTGGTTGAGCGCGTTGTTGCAGCAGTCAGGCTTTGCTGTGACGCAATCGGTGTATTACACGGTGATCATTTCCCTCGGCGGGATCCCCGGTTTCCTGATGGCGGCGTGGCTGGTCGAGCGTTGGGGGCGCAAGCCGGTGTGCGTGGTGACGTTGCTGGGCGGCGGGGTGATGGCGTTCTTGTATGGGCAGAGCGCGGTGTTTGGCGGCAATGTCGGCCTGCTGATTACGACCGGCTTGTTGATGCAGTTCTTTCTATTTGGCATGTGGGCGGTGCTGTACACCTACACGCCGGAGCTGTATCCCACTTCGGCGCGCGCGACCGGGTCCGGGTTTGCGTCGGCGATTGGTCGGGTGGGGTCTTTGCTGGGGCCACTGGTGACCGGGCTGGTGTTTCCGATAACCGGGCAGGGCGGGGTGTTTGCCTTGGGCGCGTTGTGTTTTGCGGTGGCTGCGCTGGTGGTGTGGGTGTTCGGGATGGAGACCAGGGGCAAGACGTTGGAGGCGTTGTCCGAAGTCTGACAGACACGATTAAACCCTGTGGGAGGGGGCAAGCCCCCTCCCACATTTAGCCTTCATTCATTCAGTAACTAGCGGTCAAGGTTTTACCAGCCGCGCATCCAGGCTGTTCTGCGCCAGGCGTTTGGCCTGGTCCTGGGTCATGCCCAGGGAGGTGTACAGCGCGTGGAAGTTCTCGGTGACGTAACCGCCGAAGTAGGCCGGATCGTCCGAGTTCACCGTGACCTTCACCCCAAGCTCGAGCATGTCGAGGATGTTGTGCTGGGCCATGTCGTCAAACACGCACAGCTTGGTGTTGGACAGCGGGCAAACGGTCAGCGGGATCTGCTCGTCGATGATGCGCTGCATCAGGCGCTCGTCTTCGATGGCGCGCACGCCGTGGTCGATGCGCTGGATTTTCAGCAGGTCGATGGCTTCCCAGATGTACTCGGGCGGGCCTTCTTCGCCGGCGTGGGCGACGGTGAGGAAGCCTTCGTGACGGGCACGGTCGAACACGCGCTGGAACTTGCTCGGCGGGTGACCCATCTCCGAACTGTCCAGGCCCACGGCGACGAACGCGTCACGGAACGGCAGCGCCTGGTCGAGGGTTTTCTCGGCTTCGGCTTCACTCAGGTGGCGCAGGAAGCTGAGAATCAGGCCGCTGGTGATCCCCAGTTGCTGCTCGCCGTCTTTTAGCGCGGCAGCGATGCCGTTGAGCACCACTTCGAAGGGCACGCCTCGGTCGGTGTGGGTTTGCGGGTCGAAGAAGGGTTCGGTGTGAATCACGTTCTGGGCTTTGCAGCGCAGCAGGTAGGCCCAGGTCAGGTCGTAGAA
This genomic stretch from Pseudomonas orientalis harbors:
- a CDS encoding PA4780 family RIO1-like protein kinase; translated protein: MKTPKRIEPLIEDGLVDEVLRPLMSGKEAAVYVVRCGNELRCAKVYKEANKRSFRQASEYQEGRKVRNSRQARAMAKGSKFGKKETEDAWQNAEVAALFRLAGAGVRVPKPYDFLEGVLLMELVADEYGDAAPRLNDVTLEPDQAREYHAFLISQIVLMLCTGLVHGDLSEFNVLLTPTGPVIIDLPQAVDAAGNNHAFSMLERDVGNMASYFGRFAPELKKTKYAKEMWALYEAGTLHPASILTGEFDEPEELADVGGVIREIEAARLDEERKQAIRAADDAPSTKTAEEPPPPWMQ
- the cueR gene encoding Cu(I)-responsive transcriptional regulator, whose translation is MNIGQAARQSGLSAKMIRYYESIGLLKAAQRTDSGYRLYGADDLHTLAFIKRSRDLGFSLEEVGKLLTLWQDRQRASADVKALARQHVEELNQKIREFEQLRDTLQDLVEHCQGDHRPDCPILKELASGKCCN
- a CDS encoding acetyl-CoA C-acetyltransferase; protein product: MTQLRRVAIIGGNRIPFARSNGPYATASNQAMLTAALEGLIERFNLHGLRIGEVAAGAVLKHSRDFNLTRECVLGSRLSPQTPAYDVQQACGTGLEAALLVANKIALGQIECGIAGGVDTTSDAPIGINEGLRKLLLQANRSKSMADKLKILLQLRPHHLKPQLPRNGEPRTGLSMGQHCELMAQTWQIPRAEQDQLALESHQKMAAAYAEGWHNDLLTPFLGLTRDNNLRPDLSLEKLAALKPAFERSEKGTLTAGNSTPLTDGASLVLLGSEAWARERGLPILAYLRDGEAAAVDFVNGAEGLLMAPVYAVPRLLARNGLTLQDFDYYEIHEAFAAQVLCTLKAWEDADYCKTRLGLEAPLGAIDRSRLNVKGSSLAAGHPFAATGGRIVANLAKLLEAAGKGRGLISICAAGGQGVTAIIER
- a CDS encoding heavy metal translocating P-type ATPase, with the protein product MNGTTTFDLPIGGMTCASCAGRVERALGKVPGVQRVSVNLANERAHVEVLGQIDPGVLIAAVDKAGYTASLPQAETATGADQARRLHHERWALTLAILLALPLVLPMLVEPFGLHWMLPAWVQFALATPVQFILGARFYRAAWKAVRVGAGNMDLLVAIGTSAGYGLSVYQWLTRPVPHLYFEASAVVIALVLLGKYLESRAKRQTASAIRALEALRPERAVRVLEGHEEEVAITALKLGDLVMVKPGERFPVDGEVVDGQSHADEALISGESLPVPKQPGDRVTGGAINGEGRLVVRTQALGAESVLARIIRLVEDAQAAKAPIQKLVDKVSQVFVPTVLVVALLTLAGWWLYGAPLESAIINAVAVLVIACPCALGLATPTAIMAGTGVAARHGILIKDAEALEHAHAVSAVVFDKTGTLTCGAPKIAHLAAVDGNTSLLLQQAGALQRGSEHPLAKAVLEACDEQGLKLADVSASQSLTGRGICGTLDGRQLALGNLRLLEETGLGAGPLSQRATEWEAEGRTLSWLIEQGAHPRVLGLFAFGDTLKPGALQAVQQLKAQHISSHLLTGDNRGSARVVAEALGIDDVYAEVLPADKAATVTALKKTGVVAMVGDGINDAPALAAADIGIAMGGGTDVAMHAAGITLMRGDPRLVPAALEISRKTYAKIRQNLFWAFVYNLIGIPLAAFGLLNPVLAGAAMALSSVSVVSNALLLKTWKPKDLEDQRP
- a CDS encoding heavy-metal-associated domain-containing protein translates to MQVFSVEGMTCGHCVRAVTQAVQSQDPDAEVTVDLATKQVRVQSLLEREAIAQLIKEEGYTVV
- a CDS encoding multidrug effflux MFS transporter, yielding MNLRIILILGALSAFAPLAIDFYLPGFPAIASAFATDEKHVQLTLAVYFAGLAIGQLIYGPLADRFGRRGPLLSGVTLFTLASFACAYAPSLEWLIGARFVQALGGCAGMVISRAVVSDKCDAVGSAKVYSQLMLVTGLAPILAPLAGGLMVGLWGWQSIFLALSLFSVMAAIAVAVGLPETFPAHQPRQPLSGSLRRYGALLSDRVYLGYALTGGIAIAGMFAYIAGSPFVFIKLYGVPAEHYGWLFGSNAAGFILVAQLNARLLAKRGPAFLLSRTVWVYVAAALTLLGIAALRTEALWPLLVPLFICIASLGCILPNTSACAMSGQGARAGSASALLGCIQFGVAAGAASLVGVLHDGTAMPMAMVISLCGVLAVTIAMATQRLQRARALQAQV